AGTTGTTCTTTTAGATAAGCACAATTATCATACATTTCAACCATTGCTATATCAAGTTTCAACTGGAGGATTAGAGCCAGACTCCATTGCGTATCCTATTAGAAAGGTTTTAGGAGATTTTCCTAACTTTTTCTTTAGGTTAGCAGATGTTTCTGAAATTAATACAGAAAAAAATAAAGTTATTTCTAATATTGGAGAACTTAAATATGACTATTTAGTAGTAGCATCAGGCTCTAAAACCAATTATTTTGGTAATACATCTATCGAAGCCAATAGTATGGAAATGAAAACCGTACCACAATCTTTAAATCTTAGAAGTCTAATTCTTGAAAATTTTGAAGACGCACTTTTAACTTCGGATTTAAATGAAAGAATAGCTTTAATGAATTTTGTTATTGTTGGTGCAGGTCCAACAGGAGTAGAGTTAGCAGGTGCTTTAGCCGAAATTAAAAAAGGTATTTTACCCAAGGATTATCCAGATTTGGACACACGATTGGCACAGATTAATTTAGTGCAATCTGGTGATAAGATTTTAAAAGAAATGAGCCCTCAGGCGTCTCAAAAAGCAGAAGATTTTTTAGAAAAGTTAGGCGTTCATGTTTGGAAAAATGTAAGAGTAACTGGTTTTGATGGTAAAACCGTTACTACAAATAGTGATTTAACCTTTGATGCTGCAACAGTTGTTTGGGCAGCAGGAGTTAAAGGAGCAGCTATAAAAGGGTTGGACTCAGACCAGTTTGTGTCTAGAGGTAATAGGATTATGGTTAATGAGTTTAACCAAGTTAAAGGTTTAAATAATGTTTTTGCGGTTGGAGATGTAGCACAAATGGAAACAGAAAATACGCCTCATGGTCATCCTATGATGGCACAACCAGCAATACAACAAGGTAGGTTATTAGGTGATAATTTACTTAAAATGTTAGAAAATAAACCAATGAAACCTTTTACTTACAAAGATAAAGGCTCTATGGCTACAGTAGGACGTAATAAGGCTGTAGTAGATTTGCCAAACTTTAAATTTCAGGGTGTTTTTGCTTGGTTTGTTTGGATGTTTGTTCACCTATTTTTTTTAATAGGTTTTAGAAACCGAATGATTGTTTTTATTAATTGGGTGTATAATTACATTAGGTTTGATCGTGAAGCACGTTTAATTATTAGGCCTTTTAAAAAAGAGATAAAGTCTAATTCTTAGTCTTATTAAATTTAGAGTCATTAAATGCTTTAGAAGTCCCTTTTGGTATGGATAAAGATTGCCAATCTTCATTTTTAATTATAATGCCAATATAGGCTATTTGACCAATATGGTATGAATAGTGTCCTAATTGCCTAAAAATAGCGTCAGAGACTGTTTGGCTTTCGTTTCTTATATAAACAATACGCTCTAAATCGTTATTTTTTAATGGTGTAATAGCATCGTAAAGACATTGCCAACCTTTTTCCCAATCAGCAATTAATTCAGCTTTATTTGTATAAGTGGCTTCAAATTCTTGTTCGCGTTGTCGCCATTGTTTTTCGCCATCTTCAGTTAAAAAATTGGTCCATCTGCTTAGCATATTTCCAACCATATGTTTTACAATTATGGATACGCTATTGGAGTTGTCGTGAGATTGCCAATTCATTTCATTAAATGATAACTGCTGAAGGGCTTTGTCTCCAGCAGTTTTATAATAATCAAATTGTTTGATTAGGCTTGTAATGTAATTATTCATTTTTAAAATCTACACTTGCCGAGTTGATACAAAATCGTGTTCCAGTTTCAGTTGGACCATCATTAAATACATGACCTAAATGACCACCACAATTAGAGCAAACTACTTCTGTTCTAATCATCCCATGAGACTTGTCTAGTATATTGGTAACGCTACCTGGAATAGCTTCGTCAAAACTAGGCCAACCGCAATTAGACTCAAACTTACTGTTACTTTCAAAAAGTTGTTGGTTACAGCCAGCACATGCATAGGCTCCATTTTCAAAATGAAGGTTATATTTTCCAGTATGGGGCATTTCTGTACCTTTTTTGCGTAAAATACGGTACTGTTCTTCCGTTAACTCATTACGCCATTCTTGTTCTGATTTTGTGACTTTATAATTACTCATTATCTGGCTTAAAATTTAATGCAACTCCGTTAATACAATGTCTTTCTCCTGTTGTTTCCTTAGGACCATCATTAAAAACGTGACCTAAATGTCCACCACAAGTTGCGCAATGTTCTTCATCTCTAGTATAACCAATTTTGGTATCTGTACCAAATGCTACATTTCCTTTAATTTCTTGATCAAAACTCGGCCATCCTGTTCCGGAATCAAATTTGTTTTCACTTTTAAATAAAGGTGTATCACATGCAGCGCAATGGTAAGTTCCTGATCTATGCTCTTTATTTAAAGCACTAGAAAAGGGACGTTCTGTTCCTGCTTGTCGTAAAACATAATACTCAGCATCAGATAATTCTGCTTTCCACTCGGAATCTGTTTTAGTGATTTCAAAATTTTCTTTTTCTTTTTCTTTTGTGTCTTGCGCGTTGCCTTTACAATTAAATAAGGCACATGCAAATACTAATAATGCAATTTTTTTCATATTTTCTTCTTTTTTTTAAAGATATCCTAAAATCTTAAAATAGAATTAATACAGTCGTAATTTTAATTTAAAAATAACATTTTACTGTTTGTGATTTTAAGTGTAACTTTTCAACGTCTAATAAAAATGTAATACATGAAAATATTTCATATAAGCGCAGAATGTTATCCTATAGCTAAAGTTGGAGGTTTGGCAGATGTTGTTGGAGCGTTACCAAAATATCAAAACAACCTAGGAGCAACATCTAGTGTTATTATGCCTTATTATGATAATGCTTTCACCCAAAAAAATAATTTTAAGTCAATTTATGAAAGTAAATTAGACTTTAATGGTCATAAAATAGGTTACAATATTTTAAAAACTAAAGCTGCAGTTTTAGATTTTGAGGTTTATTTTGTGGATATCCCAAACCTTTTGCACAAAAATTATGTGTATTCTGCAGATGATACAGATCGCTTTTTAGCCTTTCAGATTGCGACATTAGATTGGATATTATCATTTAAAGATTTACCAGATATTATTCATTGTCATGATCACCACACTGGATTAATACCCTTTATGTGTCAAGAGAGTTTTAAATATAAAAGCTTAAATACAATTCCGGTAATTACTACCATCCACAATGCACAATACCAAGGTTGGTTTGGCTATGATAAATTACATTTAATACCAGAATTTGAGTCTACAAAAACAGGATTGTTAGATTGGGACAATTGTATAAATCCTTTGGCAGCAGCAATAAAATGTGCTTGGCGTGTAACCACTGTATCGCCTAGTTATATGGACGAGTTAAAACTAGAGGCCAATGGACTACAAGATTTATTACAACATGAAAGTAATAAATGTATAGGTATATTAAACGGAATAGATACAGTTGTTTGGAATCCCGAAACAGACCATTATATAGATCATAATTATAATATAAAAACATTAGAAGCTGGTAAATTAGCCAATAAATTAGCGTTGTGTAAAACCTTTAATTTAGATGAAAGCAAACCGTTAATTACATTTATTGGACGATTGGTGCATGAAAAAGGTGCAGACGTTTTTCCTTTGGCAATAAAAAAAGCATTGGAAGACGAAAATTGTAGTGTTTTGGTTTTAGGCTCTGGACATGACGAAGCTGAACAGGCTTTGCTTCAGTTAAAAGAAAATAATACAGGTCTTTACAATGTATTTATTGGCTATGACGAAAAACTGTCGCATAATATTTATGCAGGAGCAGACTTTTTACTAATGCCATCAAGGGTTGAACCTTGCGGATTAAACCAATTATATGCTTTGCGTTACGGAACAATTCCTGTAGTGAGAAGTATTGGAGGTTTAAAAGATACCATTGTAGATATTGACAAAAATGAGGGTTTTGGAATTAGTCATGAAGAAGTCTCAGTAGCGCAAATTTACAAAGCCATTACCCGAAGTGTTGATTTATATAATAAAACAACTATCTTTAAATCAATAAGAAAGCATATTATGACCATTGATCATTCATGGGACGTTTCTGCAAAAGCATATATTAATTTATACCAATCTTTAAAAAAATAACTATGATTAATAATAAAGTGTTATCTATAATTTTAGGAGGAGGACAAGGATCCAGATTATATCCATTAACTGCAACTAGATCTAAACCTGCAGTGCCTATTGCTGGAAAGTATAGATTGGTAGATATTCCTATTTCTAATTGTATTAACTCAGATATCAAACGCATGTTTGTATTAACACAGTTTAACTCGGCATCCTTAAATCGTCATATTAAAAACACCTATCATTTTAGTTTTTTTAGTTCGGCTTTTGTAGATGTTTTAGCTGCTGAGCAAACACCAGGTAACGAAGGTTGGTTTCAGGGTACAGCAGATGCGGTTAGACAAAGCATGCATCATTTTTTAAGTCATGATTTTGAGTATGCCTTAATCTTGTCTGGAGACCAATTGTATCAAATGGATTTTAACGAGATGATTGATGCACATATTAAAGCTAAAGCAAAAATATCTATAGCAACTATTCCTGTAAATGCTAAGGATGCAACGTCATTTGGGATTTTAAAAACAGATGATAAAAATGTAATTACTTCTTTTATAGAAAAGCCTGATGCATCATTGCTACCAGAATGGACATCAACCGTTAGTCCAGAAATGGAAAGTCAAGGTAAAAACCACCTAGCATCAATGGGAATCTATATTTTTAATAGAGATTTATTGGTAGAGCTAATGAGTAATCCAGATACAAATGACTTTGGAAAGGAAATCATTCCGCAATCCATTGCAAAGCATAAAACACTTAGTTATCAATTTGAAGGATATTGGACAGATATAGGAAACATAGATTCTTTTTTTGAAGCTAACTTAGGCTTGACGGATGATATACCTAAATTTAATTTATACGATAAAGATCAAAGCGTCTATACACGTGCTAGGATATTACCAACATCTAAAATATCCGGAACCGCTTTAGATAGAACAGTTATTGCAGAAGGTTGTATTGTGCATGCTGCTAAAATTGAAAAATCAGTCATTGGTATTAGATCAAGAATAGGTAAAGAAACCACCATTATTAACACCTACATGATGGGTTGTG
The genomic region above belongs to Olleya sp. Hel_I_94 and contains:
- a CDS encoding NAD(P)/FAD-dependent oxidoreductase — its product is MNIPKSSFPRIIIIGGGFAGIALAKKLSKQEVQVVLLDKHNYHTFQPLLYQVSTGGLEPDSIAYPIRKVLGDFPNFFFRLADVSEINTEKNKVISNIGELKYDYLVVASGSKTNYFGNTSIEANSMEMKTVPQSLNLRSLILENFEDALLTSDLNERIALMNFVIVGAGPTGVELAGALAEIKKGILPKDYPDLDTRLAQINLVQSGDKILKEMSPQASQKAEDFLEKLGVHVWKNVRVTGFDGKTVTTNSDLTFDAATVVWAAGVKGAAIKGLDSDQFVSRGNRIMVNEFNQVKGLNNVFAVGDVAQMETENTPHGHPMMAQPAIQQGRLLGDNLLKMLENKPMKPFTYKDKGSMATVGRNKAVVDLPNFKFQGVFAWFVWMFVHLFFLIGFRNRMIVFINWVYNYIRFDREARLIIRPFKKEIKSNS
- the msrB gene encoding peptide-methionine (R)-S-oxide reductase MsrB — translated: MKKIALLVFACALFNCKGNAQDTKEKEKENFEITKTDSEWKAELSDAEYYVLRQAGTERPFSSALNKEHRSGTYHCAACDTPLFKSENKFDSGTGWPSFDQEIKGNVAFGTDTKIGYTRDEEHCATCGGHLGHVFNDGPKETTGERHCINGVALNFKPDNE
- the msrB gene encoding peptide-methionine (R)-S-oxide reductase MsrB, with the translated sequence MSNYKVTKSEQEWRNELTEEQYRILRKKGTEMPHTGKYNLHFENGAYACAGCNQQLFESNSKFESNCGWPSFDEAIPGSVTNILDKSHGMIRTEVVCSNCGGHLGHVFNDGPTETGTRFCINSASVDFKNE
- a CDS encoding DUF1572 family protein, whose product is MNNYITSLIKQFDYYKTAGDKALQQLSFNEMNWQSHDNSNSVSIIVKHMVGNMLSRWTNFLTEDGEKQWRQREQEFEATYTNKAELIADWEKGWQCLYDAITPLKNNDLERIVYIRNESQTVSDAIFRQLGHYSYHIGQIAYIGIIIKNEDWQSLSIPKGTSKAFNDSKFNKTKN
- a CDS encoding glycogen synthase, whose protein sequence is MKIFHISAECYPIAKVGGLADVVGALPKYQNNLGATSSVIMPYYDNAFTQKNNFKSIYESKLDFNGHKIGYNILKTKAAVLDFEVYFVDIPNLLHKNYVYSADDTDRFLAFQIATLDWILSFKDLPDIIHCHDHHTGLIPFMCQESFKYKSLNTIPVITTIHNAQYQGWFGYDKLHLIPEFESTKTGLLDWDNCINPLAAAIKCAWRVTTVSPSYMDELKLEANGLQDLLQHESNKCIGILNGIDTVVWNPETDHYIDHNYNIKTLEAGKLANKLALCKTFNLDESKPLITFIGRLVHEKGADVFPLAIKKALEDENCSVLVLGSGHDEAEQALLQLKENNTGLYNVFIGYDEKLSHNIYAGADFLLMPSRVEPCGLNQLYALRYGTIPVVRSIGGLKDTIVDIDKNEGFGISHEEVSVAQIYKAITRSVDLYNKTTIFKSIRKHIMTIDHSWDVSAKAYINLYQSLKK
- a CDS encoding glucose-1-phosphate adenylyltransferase, with the protein product MINNKVLSIILGGGQGSRLYPLTATRSKPAVPIAGKYRLVDIPISNCINSDIKRMFVLTQFNSASLNRHIKNTYHFSFFSSAFVDVLAAEQTPGNEGWFQGTADAVRQSMHHFLSHDFEYALILSGDQLYQMDFNEMIDAHIKAKAKISIATIPVNAKDATSFGILKTDDKNVITSFIEKPDASLLPEWTSTVSPEMESQGKNHLASMGIYIFNRDLLVELMSNPDTNDFGKEIIPQSIAKHKTLSYQFEGYWTDIGNIDSFFEANLGLTDDIPKFNLYDKDQSVYTRARILPTSKISGTALDRTVIAEGCIVHAAKIEKSVIGIRSRIGKETTIINTYMMGCDSYESLEEIESNKINILMGIGERCFIKNTIIDKNIRIGDDVRINGGKHLENKETDTYVIKDGIVVIKKGAVIPNGFVI